Genomic DNA from Channa argus isolate prfri chromosome 2, Channa argus male v1.0, whole genome shotgun sequence:
CTAGTACAATCAAGCACAATTATTATACTGTCCTCCCAGAGTCGTATGAAGTACGAGAAGGTCCACAGCATCTACAATAAACTGCTGGCAATTGAAGATATTGACCCCACGCTGGTCTATATCCAGTACATGAAGTTTGCCAGGAGGGCAGAGGGCATCAAATCAGGTCGCACCATCTTTAAAAAGGCCCGAGAGGACCTACGTACGCGTCACCATGTTTATGTAACTGCAGCACTGATGGAGTACTACTGCAGCAAGGTAAGTACACCCAGTCGCATGTTTAGCACGTGTATGCTGTGATCTTTCAGGTGTCTCTTTTATTCGTTTTAACTCTGTTCATCTTTCTCCTCAGGATAAGTCTGTGGCCTTCAAGATTTTTGAACTTGGTTTGAAGAAATATGGTGACATTCCAGAGTATATACTGGCATATATTGATTACCTCTCTCACCTTAATGGTAAGTTGTGTGTAATGAATTCCAgagtgtataaataaaatgtaggaAATGTGATATCTTTATTATTAATCTATAAATCTATGCGATAATGTCCAGTGATATTAGTTTACACCTGCCAGATAACATTGGATggcttttagaaaacaaaaaatttgtacgatatatcattattattataataagtCATGATAAATGTATAACCCTGATATTTCTCTATTTCCAGAGGATAACAACACCAGGGTTCTCTTTGAACGTGTCCTCACGTCAGGAAGCTTGTCATCAGAAAAGTCGGGGTAATGTTAAGTGTTAATAAAGTTTTGTGCTTGTGCACTATGTGCGTTTCATTACAGTCAAGAGGTCTGATGATGTTTGTTAACTTTCCTTCCTCAGTGAGATCTGGGCTCGGTTCCTGGCCTTTGAGAGCAACATAGGAGACCTGGCCAGTATTCTAAAAGTAGAGCGGAGGCGTTTCAGTGCTTTCAAAGAGGAGTATGAGGGCAAAGAAACGGCTTTGCTTGTAGATAGATACAAGTTCATGGACCTGTATCCCTGCTCTTCCAGTGAACTCAAGGCGCTTGGCTATAAGGTTTGTATTTTGCTCATTAGAAATGGCGTCAGCATGGCATCTTTTGTGGCCAAAGCAgttaaagattaaaatgttCAGGTAACGTGAAGTGATATTTAAACTGTTTGCAGGATGTGTCTCGTGCCAAACTGGCGGCACTGCTCCCAGAGACTGTGGTCGCGCCCTCTGTGCCTACCCTGAAGGATGAAGCTGATCGCAAACCTGAGTATCCCAAGCCTGACACCAATCAGATGATCCCCTTCCAGCCACGTCACCTTGCCCGTAAGTACTGTAGTCCTAAACTGCTCAGGGTCCGTCCTCAAATCCAGTAAATTGGTTTGTCGCTGTCTTGTCACATTCGACCCACATCTTCTTATAACGCACTCCAGTATGTTTCCACTacccactgtgacctcacagagtagaattatcacctttctgacagttacaACTTAATAACGGAGAAATGATAACCTTGTGAAAGTAGAATTCCTGGCTGAGCATTAGATTATACAGGTGTATGTTGGCCAGTGAGAGTATATCATGTGCGCTGACAAAAACTGAGATGGTCTTTCTCCTTTATGGCATGGAGGGCATAGCTTCCATGATTCCCTAAAAGGATTTAAAACTCATCAGACCACAGGGCAGTTTTCTACTTCACCCTCAGTCCGTTTTAAAGTCTTTCATGGTGCAGTCTCCCACAGAGTGATAAACCTGTCCTCATCTTTACTTCTAAAAGACCCAGTGTCTCTAGGATCTTCTTTTTCTATTCAAACATGACACTGATCTGTtgccatttaccattaattCTTCCACCGGATGTTTTTTTACCGTTACAAAGCTTTGGCCGTTTTTTTTGTGGCTCCTGtccttttttgagatgtgttgctgggaTCAAATTCAAAAGTAGCTGATATTTTTTCAGAAAGATTTTTTGAAGTGTCTTGtctttatattatttacaatcaaaatttgGTTTCAGTCGGGTTGCCAAATCATTGCAGCCCCTTtctattcacattttacacagcctcccaacttttttggaaatgggcTTTGCACATTGACTTCATGCATAAGAGGATTTATCTTTCATGTAGCCTCTTGTGATTCTCTCCACAGCTCCAGGTTTACACCCTGTCCCCGGGGGAGTTTTCCCAGTCCCCCCAGCTGCTGTCGTCCTAATGAAGCTGCTCCCTCCACCTACATGCTTCACTGTGAGTTGCAGCAGCCTAATGCATTCAAGCCCATAATTCCTACTGCAAATTAAGACTTAAAAAAGCtgattgttttttgctgcaggGTCCGTTTGTTCAAGTGGATGAGCTCATGGAAACATTCAGGAGATGCACACTTCCTGACAGTAAGTTCCTTTTGACAGCACTTAACTCAGACAGTTTCCACATTTTAGTCATGCCAGTATGGCTTTAGTGATGGAAATGTCAAAGAatagttgtatttgttttagtgttaaagtgttttgtttttttagatattactaatgtattttctgtctctttagctgttgatgctgctgttgagCTGATCACTGGAAGGCAGCCTGATGCAGGAGGGGAGGGAAATGGACCCATGGAAAACCATGCAATCGCCAAGTCACTCAAGAGGCCAAATGCTGACTCTGATGAGGAAGATGACAAAGGAGCTGTGGCTCCACCCATTCATGACATATATCGTGCGCGCCAACAGAAAAGGATTCGATAATCAAACTAAACACATTGAACCTTACAAGAATGTAATCTTAAGAGGTGATGGTATTGTTTCGACACACACGTCCATTTTTCTGAGCGCGTCTCACACATCATTCATCCGTTGTACATGTTTGTATAGAAaacaagcatacacacacacgcacacacacagacatacacccacagacacactgtacaTATGGTATGTGCACCTGAGTGTTCTCGTggcttttgatttgtttttgtttttaatgaccgaccattatactgtacaaaatTTTTCATTCGACCATTTATTTTGGCACATAGCTTTTGGCCTTGTGATGTCCCAGTGATGGCAAAGTGGAATTAAGCTTTTTTTAGATAACTGGAGTAAACACAGTTCATTTCaataaaagtggaaaagaaTTCTACcagattagttttttatttgactttactgATGCTTTATCCTTAATTAACTGGCTGGACACAAAGACGGTCTCCTGCTGGTAATAGTTAGGCACAGCATAGTAAGTAATACCAGCAGGAGGCAGCATGTGACATTTGGTTGTTGATCTGGAAGCATCAACCATCCTTTCTTTAAATATCCAAGTACAATAGCTGAATTTCACCTGTTTGAATTGATCTAATCAGCATATGAGCTTATATAGCTTTGAGAAATTGCTAGTTTGGAAAAAGGCTCTACGCTTCTTGTTGTAATTCGGGTAtgtaattaaaactaaatacaatatttcaggtagttgtaaaacaaacaagccTTTCAGCTTAATCTGAACATTAGATGACATTTGCAGTCTGTCCTTTAGTTGTGACAAACTAATGAATTATGAAAGCATCAAACTTCCTcagcaaatgtttttctaaatacCAGCCAGCTGCTGGTTTTCGCATAATACGCATTACATCATTACTTGTTTGCCAAGAAGAGCCTTTGTTCTGACTGTATGTGGCAGCCTGAGTCTGCACTAAGCCCATTATCAAGCATAAAACAATTTGTGCAGAGAATCATTCCGCTGCCACATAATAAATTCTGGATCCTTCTTTGACGTTTGCGCCATTTGGAAAACTCTTAATAGCTTTTATACCAAACTTACTGTACCATTTGTAATTTATGGCTTGTGAATGATGAATTTTACCTAAATGGGTTACTGCAAATCGCACCAAGCAAGACGCAAAGTAAATGCTTAACAGCTAACAGGGACAGGGTGTTGATAACAATTTAACAAGTTGATTTGTTGCCTAAGAACCTGACGAGCACTAATCAACCATTAATACAATCAGAGGTGACTGTATTATTTGGCGTAAAAAGCAACAACCATGGATATTGGAATTCAGCAGAATTTCTCATATAAATGGGAgacaaaattaaatgtgtttcataGCCACATTTTTAAACGTACaagtgcatttttctttttagtacAATTTGTGCCTACAATGAAAAAGGGAAATCAATGTACAAATGTTTGAcaaattcagttcagttttattaaaagctgGCAAAATACAGACAAGATGTGTGTGGTTTGAACATAAGCAATATCCTCACTGACTTGAAGGTACTacataaatcaaaatttaaaacacatctttgAAAATGCCACTAGAACGTGGCTACAGTCTAAAACTTGCAAACATCTGTTTTGCTGATTTgtagcaacaaacaaaaaaaccccagcGGCTTGATTCTCATGATTGACTCTGTTTACTACAGCACAAAATCGGACTTTCAAATTTCCAGGTTCAAATTTCCGTTTTAGGTTCCTTCGGGCGTAACTCTTCTGCGCATCACACTGTACACGATAGGCCACATGAACAGACCAATTTCTGTTGCTACCACTGCTCCTTGCACACACACCAAGAAAACAACCATCGAGATGAACTGCACTGTGAGAACGCAAAAGAACTCAAGAATACTTGGatcatttttgtcattgtcgAGAAGTAACAGTCTCatgacaaagacattttatgtTAGTGTCCTGCACCAAAGAAAATGTCAAGTATTTTAAGACAATTAAATATGCCCTTAAATATTGCAGCTTATTAAGAgtcactaaaattaaaattcacattCTCATATTCAGTAGtaaaactatttacatttacaaataaaatcgATTTGCTGTATAAATCGATCATGTCCATCACATTAGCATCTAGCTCTATGTATAACATATAAATGTGAACTAATAAATATAGACAGAATTATTGGTACCcttacacaataaaaaaaaacgtaaaaagaaaaatgtgattctCCTCAGTCTTACAGAGCAATGTTTCTGGTTTACGTTCAGCTTGGTGCACACAATATTACCAAGCAGCAGAGTAACTACTGTACTACAATTTAAATAGGATAAATAACCAATTACATTAAgtaagacgtgtgtgtgtgagatatgTGATTATAGGAAACCATCGGTCTGGGCCACGTGCAtttgttgcattatttaaaatgtgctgttgacacaaatatcaaacacaaagtttgtcaaatcttttaaattttcttttttttttctggttattttattcattattttattttagaaaactgggtttcttctttattttgtgGAAGGGTGCCAACAAACTCATCCTTGTCCTTGTTACTGTATCAACATGTTGATGCTGCTCAATCTATTTCCAAAGTATTGAACAAAAATTTCTGGGTGGCCTTTATAAAACTGTCCCAGCAGCCGTCTCTTTTCTTTGTTGGAGAGTTTAGGGTTCTCGTGCACTGCCCGGAGTAAAGAGCGGAGTTCCTCTTTAGTGGTTATTCGTGCATTTTCTGAGTATGTGTGAGCACTCACTTTTGTGCAGTATGTTGAACctgaaagtattaaaaaaaaggggagaaTCACAAATGTAACTGTATATAGGAAAGAAGCTAAACTTTTCAACTAAATGGATAAAAATAGAATGTGCAGACCTGTTATCATATCTGGATCCTTTCCTTTAACAATATTCATTAGTCTGTCACTGACCATCTTGTGCAATGTAACAGGAATCTGGTGGAAaaaagtggggggaaaaaagtgctAAGCTTTTATCCTGGATTCATATAAAGAGTTAAGATTATTGACTGTCTTTGATCCTACGCAGTCAGACACATGTGATTTATGATTCTCTTTCAAGTCTGCTTCTgtgtaaagaacattttatcAACCCAGTGACAAAGGTCTCTTGCAGATATGTCTATTGTTACCCTCCTCCTACAACACCAGACACACATATGTGCACAcgtacaaagaaacaaacagtaacaCTCACTTTGAACAGATCACAGTGGTTGTCCACCATGAACAGAACCATCAAGTCCACCTTCCCTTTGGAGAGCCTCCCGCTGTACACGATGGCACTTGCGAAAGACCGTTTCAACGCCATCCTGTTCTCAATCTGACAGAGAACCGTTTTGAGTTAACAACGATAAAACGTACACATCCCGACGCACACAAGATTCCCACTTTTGCTCACCTCTTTGTGTAGTTTAACCTCCTGCGGTTTGGCTGCAGTGGCCATGAATCTCAGGAGCCTGCGTAGCTCCTCCCTGCTGCGAGAGTCCTGCAGCTTCAGGCTCAGCTGCAGAGCCTCCAGGGCTTGCTCTTGCTTTCCGTTCACTGACGACGGGACACAGAAAGTGCAAGGATGAAAATGCTGAGCTTGAAAAACGTGTCCCTTATGATTTCAATGCCACAGGCAGCAACATAATGAAAAATCCTATGAATAGCTAACAAACAAACGCCCTTTCTCATACCGAGTAGCTCTGAGATGCCAGTGTGGATGTCGAAGACGTGGTTGCTGAGTAGTGGTGACTGCTGTGTGCGTCCGTAGTGCTGAGCCAGGACCCCATAGAGCAGCCTCTTACACTCAAGCAGGTCGTCTGCAAAACTGGCCAAACCTCGACTGACCTCCACCACTAGTTCATCAGGCAGGAACTCAAGACAGTCCACTGCCGCTGACATCCAATCATCAGCCCTGAGGGAGATGAACGTGTAGTAAGTCAGAccaaaaaatactgtatttaatttgtGCGATTGACTACTTGTACTTAGTTAGTTTCCACCATTAAATATAAGGACTGACTGGTCATAAGCAACACGTATGTAACATGTACAGTCACTTCTACAGTAAGAAAAAGAGTTAGAGGACTTACTGTGCTTCACTGAAGGCTTTGAGAACCTCTCGGTCTAGGTAGTTTGACGTATACAACAAATCCGGATCACTATCCATGCCATGCAGGGAAGGCTGATATGAGTCCTTGCCCTCTAATAGGTCCTCAAGTAGTGGGAGCTCtatcagctgcagcagcctgAACACCGCCTGCTGGTGCCACACCTCAGCCacaactgtaaaaacacagcGGTAAAAGCCATCAGGGCCACAGGCACAGAGATCCACACATTTAGTGAGAGCAGATATTTGCTGCGTGAAAACACAGAGCCTGTTTTAGGTCATTTTCCTGTGGCTGATCACATGGAATTTGACTTACGCTCCTGCGAGAGGCCGAGGTTGATCATCTGAGGGGTGATGGTCGAGCTCAGGTTGAGCTTTTCCAGCACGTCCTCCActgatttgtctttatttccgGAGTTGGTCAGCACCTTATGTCTGAAGAGTCGCATAATAACGGCAATCAGAGGAAATGATTGAAGAAAACCgaacattttagacattttaagaCCAAATGTGGCTGTAAATGTTTAACACTCCCTGTGATTGAGTCATAATTTGCAGCTGTTTTGATTATAGCgatttccttttaaaatgatggaaaaaacACTCACTTTCCATCATTAACACCATTTTTGATGAATTAGATTAAATAGGACATGTAAACGTTTTGTTTACATAGCCTTCTTGCCCTGCAGATATGACTTGGCCCACGCTGCAAATAACAAAAGCGTCATTTCAACTGCTTGGGCACAGAGTTCTTCTAAATCTTTTATCTCCCATTAGGAAGACGAGGCCTGTTCTGCGGTCTCGTCTGGAGCTGTCAGCCTCACACAGCAAGACCAGATCAAAAGGGAGCAATCAAGAAGCGCTGAGACCATGTGTTAGCACCTCGTGGATAAAGCATCCTCACTGTCTGTTCTATGGGCTTAACAGCCTCCCTCCTCCAGCTTTGAAGCACAGGAGAATGAATGCATTTAAAGGactagtttgacattttgggaaaccTACTTATTTGAATTCCTGCTGAGAGTTAGAGGTCATGTTTGACATCATTGTCAAGGCTGAACACGTAATATGTAGCTGCAACCGGCCGCCAGTTAGACCACCTTAgcatcattgtttttgttttgttttttaatttagacaaaatttaacatattaaaacattttttggttgTGGCCAAAATGGAATAAGTTATTCCATATAAGTATTGGGTTTTCAGCTGTTGATGGCATGGATAATTTACCTGAAAGAAACTTTGtgattttctgtctgtatttttaCTCCTTTTATTAAATGTAGCTCAATTTATGGCCTTATTTGAACTTAACACTGAGTGACACACTGGGACAACTAGAATTTAAAAACGATGAAGACACAACTTGCTGAGGCATCAAGTGCCGGATTAGTTTTCAGAAGCACTTGGTGTAAAATACTGGATCTGGGATTCTCTGGGGACATTGTGACATGAGTTTGTACCTTTCACATGATGGACTGTAGCTGTTTTGGTTTCTGTTGATGTTAAGTGAGTCATAGCCGCTCTCGATGGTGCTAGTGGAGTGGGAGTTGGTGTTGGTCAGTGTCGACGAAGAGGTAGCTGTTGAGTTCAGGAACCTGTACAAGCTGCAACTACTGTCCTCAAATGTGGCTTGCTTCTTTTCCTTCCCAAATACTTTAATGCCCACAGGCTCAAACACCCTCGACTCCATCAGGGCTTGACAAAGGCGAACAGCCTTGTAGCGAGGCACTGCCTCATCTCCAAAGAAACGATTCAGGGTGATGTGTGCCAACACCGCGTCCACAGCCTCTGAGCCCAGGAAGCAGTCATGGTAGGACTTAAGGTTGTGGCGCCGGCGCTTGACCTCCACGTGAGTGTGGAGATTGGAGATGATGCTGCCCCAGATGTAGGTGGCTCGGAAAGGCTTCCCGGCCATGCCTTGTTCTGATggagggggagaggagagagtcaGTGGATGGAAAGCTTGAAAGCAAGCATGAAAATGACGATTAGAGGTATAAGAAGGAAAGCTACAGAAgagctaaaaatgaagaaaacttCTGCACAGAATTCGAACAACTGGCAGCAATAGTCAAGTCATGGAAATCACAGACGCACGTAAGCAatggtttttactgttttaaattaaaaatctctAGGCTCTAAAAAGATGTGTTCACCATATATCACTATTTTCTGAGGTTTTGTAAACCTAAACATTATTTAGTTAACGCAATAGAGCCACCACCATACCATGAATTAAGCAACGTAGCAAGATGGAAAGAGTTTATATGTTCAAACGCTGTTAAAATCCCTCGCAACTCATTTTCACAGTCTGGTCTTTGTCTATCATCTGAGCATTTCCTTAGAAACCACAGGGGTTTACAATTTCTGACTttaccaaacacacactccctgtCTTCTGTGTAATATCAGATGATCGGAATCTGAATTCAATTTCCATGAACAATGAGTCTCATGGGGGCGGTAACAGACCCCAATCCTCTTTTAAGAAATGCCTGTGCACTATACAGAAGCTTCAGTTTAATTCAATTAATACCTAAGAATCAAGTACTGCAGTCAGACAGCATAGGTCGAAGACGATAAGGAAAAACAATGGCATCGTTTGTGCCTGTTTTCTTACATTAGCAGAGAATCACTGAACACcaaagcacacatgcacaagaaAACCGAGACAATGATGAAATTATGAGGTATTTTCCAACGAATGGGCTGCATTGCTACtagtacatgcacacactgacatgtgTGCAGCTTCAAATCATACCTGCAATGCTCATCTGCATACGTCGTTGTTAATAGGAAGTGGTTTGTGAGATTCACAGGAGGCCGGACCAAAGAGAGCAGGCAGAGCTGGTCTCAGTGAGCTGTTAGCGTGGCTTTCATCTCACAACAGCAAACATGTAAGGCCTGTTGAGTAAATGTCGGGGGTGGGATCTGACAGATCCACCGAGGCCAGAGGCCATAAATCAAGGACTGACAGCAGTGGCCAGGACCCGTTGTTATGATAGCACAACAGTCAGCAACAGTAGAGCAGCGAGCAGATGTTCACccactcatttaaaaaacacaagagcTCATTGAGAACAGAAGAAGGAGAGCAGTAGGTATCCAGCATGTGTGATGTGCTGATTAATGAGACACATCTATGTCAAACTGTGTCTCCCTCCAGAGGAGAATAAACTGTCCTGTACTGGGGATTTGCATATCAGGAAAGGACAATTGTGACTGCGGTTGTTTAAGGGACGGCACCTTGGAGCAATTTGCATGTAATCATGAGAACTATAATATTATGTAATGAtctgaaatgtttctttcattgCTTTGAGTCACACATAGTAGGAAAATGTCCTTTAAACCTTTAAAgagttattgttattatattatgcAAATATCAGTCACTGTAGCACAAAAAGACTCGATCGAAACTGCAGAATACCACAGGAAAATATTTGATCAGGACAATTtgcagggaaaaaaatgcattatctAATGAAATCTTGATTTAGGAATTTAGAGTCCGAGACCGTCTGGAGAATCCCACCAGGGGTCTTTGGATTACCAGTCACACAACAAATCCGGATCAGATCAATATCCATTAATGCTtgttaaaaaaagggggggggggagtggggGGTCAATTGTGGGTCAAATCGATCCTGGGAACCTGGCTGTGCTGTCACCTCTTGTCGCTTGCGCCAGGCTGAGATTTGGCCCCAGTTTGCATACCCGGGTCTCCTTCCCTGTGACTTTGGTCCTCATTCTGCAGGCGTGTTTCAGCCAAGGACAACAGCGCACGGTGTGTTTGCACACACTGGTGGAGATAAATAATCGCAGAGGGACCAACGTAGGCGTCACATGGGAGACCTCCCCTCGTGCGAACACCTCTCTAAAAGGGATCTGTATAATCACAGTCGAGTTCCTCCGTGTGGCCATAACTCGCAACGAGCGCAGGACCAGTGATGCTAACAGTGTGTGGCAGATACCTACATTCCTCCAACATGCTGAGATTAGACTGATGAAGCCATAAAGGACACACTATGAACACGCTGCACCAAGTTGGGCCATTGGTCTGTATGAACACTAAACTTTACGCAGCGCATTGTGGCCTGTTGACGCACACATTTACCCGGTTCTACCTGTGTTTACCGCAAACAGTTTCACCCAAATATTGCTCTTCTTATCTTATTAACTGACCTACAAATCCTTAAATTATCCACTAAACTTTAATTACACATATAAGATATTGAAActtcttaaatttaaaaaaaacatcatattgTCAAATTTTATAAATGGATACGTGTAGGCCAAAcagaaactttttcttttcattttctttttgtaggaAGCCCAACTTTAGGTAGGTAGCCCAACTCTTATTTTGGAAACACACTATGAcatataataaacaatatacC
This window encodes:
- the cstf3 gene encoding cleavage stimulation factor subunit 3 — protein: MATEGTADQAAEYIPEKVKKAEKKLEENPYDLDAWSILIREAQNQPIDKARKTYERLVTQFPSSGRFWKLFIEAEIKAKNYDKVEKLFQRCLMKVLHIDLWKCYLSYVRETKGKLPSYKEKMAQAYDFALDKIGMEIMSYQIWVDYINFLKGVEAVGSYAENQRITAVRRVYQRGCVNPMINIEQLWRDYSKYEEGINVHLAKKMIEDRSRDYMNARRVAKEYETVMKGLDRNAPSVPPQNSPQEAQQVEMWKKYIQWEKSNPLRTEDQTLITKRVMFAYEQCLLVLGHHPDIWYEAAQYLEQSSKLLAEKGDMNNSKLFSDEAANIYERAIGTLLKKNMLLYFAFADYEESRMKYEKVHSIYNKLLAIEDIDPTLVYIQYMKFARRAEGIKSGRTIFKKAREDLRTRHHVYVTAALMEYYCSKDKSVAFKIFELGLKKYGDIPEYILAYIDYLSHLNEDNNTRVLFERVLTSGSLSSEKSGEIWARFLAFESNIGDLASILKVERRRFSAFKEEYEGKETALLVDRYKFMDLYPCSSSELKALGYKDVSRAKLAALLPETVVAPSVPTLKDEADRKPEYPKPDTNQMIPFQPRHLAPPGLHPVPGGVFPVPPAAVVLMKLLPPPTCFTGPFVQVDELMETFRRCTLPDTVDAAVELITGRQPDAGGEGNGPMENHAIAKSLKRPNADSDEEDDKGAVAPPIHDIYRARQQKRIR
- the depdc7a gene encoding DEP domain-containing protein 7 isoform X1; this translates as MHRTPEQGMAGKPFRATYIWGSIISNLHTHVEVKRRRHNLKSYHDCFLGSEAVDAVLAHITLNRFFGDEAVPRYKAVRLCQALMESRVFEPVGIKVFGKEKKQATFEDSSCSLYRFLNSTATSSSTLTNTNSHSTSTIESGYDSLNINRNQNSYSPSCERHKVLTNSGNKDKSVEDVLEKLNLSSTITPQMINLGLSQELVAEVWHQQAVFRLLQLIELPLLEDLLEGKDSYQPSLHGMDSDPDLLYTSNYLDREVLKAFSEAQADDWMSAAVDCLEFLPDELVVEVSRGLASFADDLLECKRLLYGVLAQHYGRTQQSPLLSNHVFDIHTGISELLVNGKQEQALEALQLSLKLQDSRSREELRRLLRFMATAAKPQEVKLHKEIENRMALKRSFASAIVYSGRLSKGKVDLMVLFMVDNHCDLFKIPVTLHKMVSDRLMNIVKGKDPDMITGSTYCTKVSAHTYSENARITTKEELRSLLRAVHENPKLSNKEKRRLLGQFYKGHPEIFVQYFGNRLSSINMLIQ
- the depdc7a gene encoding DEP domain-containing protein 7 isoform X2, which codes for MHRTPEQGMAGKPFRATYIWGSIISNLHTHVEVKRRRHNLKSYHDCFLGSEAVDAVLAHITLNRFFGDEAVPRYKAVRLCQALMESRVFEPVGIKVFGKEKKQATFEDSSCSLYRFLNSTATSSSTLTNTNSHSTSTIESGYDSLNINRNQNSYSPSCERHKVLTNSGNKDKSVEDVLEKLNLSSTITPQMINLGLSQELVAEVWHQQAVFRLLQLIELPLLEDLLEGKDSYQPSLHGMDSDPDLLYTSNYLDREVLKAFSEAQADDWMSAAVDCLEFLPDELVVEVSRGLASFADDLLECKRLLYGVLAQHYGRTQQSPLLSNHVFDIHTGISELLVNGKQEQALEALQLSLKLQDSRSREELRRLLRFMATAAKPQEVKLHKEIENRMALKRSFASAIVYSGRLSKGKVDLMVLFMVDNHCDLFKVQHTAQK